Proteins found in one Vallitalea guaymasensis genomic segment:
- a CDS encoding HIT family protein yields the protein MNDCLICDRIKMIKDNTNPYFVAELETGYVVIGDHQFFRGYTLFLCKEHSTELHFLEKDFKEKFLYEMSIVGEAVYNAFTPQKLNYELLGNGDAHLHWHIFPRRKDEENVRGPVWWTDKNKMYSEKTKPSMEELNRLKEQLYNELKKLIKL from the coding sequence ATGAATGATTGTTTGATATGTGACAGAATCAAGATGATAAAAGATAATACAAATCCATATTTTGTCGCAGAACTGGAAACAGGTTATGTTGTTATTGGTGATCACCAATTTTTTAGAGGATATACTTTGTTTTTATGTAAGGAACATAGTACAGAATTACATTTCTTAGAAAAGGACTTTAAGGAGAAGTTTTTGTATGAAATGAGTATTGTTGGTGAAGCAGTATATAATGCGTTTACACCCCAAAAATTAAATTATGAGTTATTAGGTAATGGAGATGCTCATCTTCATTGGCATATATTTCCTAGAAGAAAAGATGAGGAGAATGTGAGAGGACCAGTTTGGTGGACTGATAAGAACAAAATGTATTCAGAAAAAACAAAGCCATCTATGGAAGAGTTAAATAGATTAAAGGAACAACTATATAATGAACTGAAGAAGCTAATTAAATTATAA